Proteins from a genomic interval of Psychrobacter urativorans:
- the pdxH gene encoding pyridoxamine 5'-phosphate oxidase produces the protein MDFTDQRLSYEKGSLDQSSVPESPFELLKAWMQEAIEVNVQEPYAMSLATCGADNKPSVRIVLMREITQNGIVFYTNYESAKGQDIAENPNAEALFFWHKLERQIRISGSIAKIEAQKSAEYFQKRPHDSQVGAWVSQPQSGEVANREVMEQTFNQLQSDYPENTQVPTPEFWGGYEITVDEIEFWQGRANRMHDRIVYSRNNNDSDENGASWNTKRLLP, from the coding sequence ATGGATTTTACCGACCAACGGTTATCATACGAAAAAGGCAGTCTTGACCAGTCATCGGTTCCTGAATCTCCATTTGAGCTATTAAAAGCGTGGATGCAGGAGGCAATAGAAGTCAATGTCCAAGAGCCTTACGCCATGAGTTTGGCAACTTGCGGTGCTGATAATAAACCGAGTGTGCGTATCGTATTGATGCGTGAAATTACTCAAAATGGTATCGTTTTTTATACCAATTATGAAAGTGCTAAAGGACAAGATATCGCTGAAAATCCTAATGCTGAAGCGTTATTCTTTTGGCATAAATTGGAACGACAAATCCGTATCAGTGGCAGCATTGCTAAAATAGAGGCGCAAAAATCTGCTGAGTACTTCCAAAAGCGTCCCCATGACAGTCAAGTGGGCGCGTGGGTGAGCCAACCACAAAGTGGTGAAGTTGCCAACCGAGAAGTAATGGAGCAAACATTCAATCAGTTACAAAGTGACTATCCAGAAAACACTCAAGTGCCCACGCCAGAGTTTTGGGGTGGCTATGAGATTACGGTTGATGAGATTGAGTTTTGGCAAGGTCGCGCCAATCGTATGCATGATCGCATCGTGTATAGTCGTAACAATAATGACAGCGATGAAAATGGCGCAAGCTGGAATACTAAGCGTTTATTACCATAA
- a CDS encoding glutathione S-transferase family protein: protein MIRLHHLNQSRSLRILWLLEELGQPYDLICHQRDAKTHLAPDSLKAVHPLGKSPVIEIDGELYSESGAITELLIERFAPDHLRPATDSVDYGHYLQWINFAESSLMVPLLLEVFTKKAGVTDNEFLNGYIGQEKHKLLSYLDSAVDGKPYIVGNQLSGADFMLSFDLIMLAQRQQLEDYPHIKQYAQQLAKLDSYQRAMRLEANHDKTSAV from the coding sequence ATGATTCGACTGCACCATCTTAACCAATCGCGCTCACTTCGTATTTTATGGCTCTTAGAAGAATTGGGACAACCCTATGACCTCATTTGCCATCAGCGCGATGCTAAGACACATCTAGCGCCAGACAGCTTAAAAGCGGTACATCCTCTGGGTAAATCGCCAGTCATTGAAATAGATGGTGAGTTGTATTCAGAGTCGGGTGCTATTACTGAGTTATTAATCGAGCGTTTTGCACCTGATCATCTGCGCCCTGCTACCGATAGCGTAGATTATGGTCATTATTTACAGTGGATTAATTTTGCAGAAAGCTCGTTGATGGTGCCACTACTGCTTGAAGTATTTACCAAAAAAGCAGGCGTGACGGATAATGAGTTTTTAAATGGCTATATCGGTCAAGAAAAGCACAAATTACTGAGCTATTTAGATAGTGCGGTCGATGGTAAGCCTTATATTGTTGGTAATCAGCTGAGTGGTGCTGACTTTATGTTGTCGTTTGACCTCATTATGTTGGCTCAGCGCCAGCAGTTAGAGGATTATCCTCATATTAAGCAATATGCGCAACAGCTTGCCAAACTTGACAGCTATCAACGCGCCATGCGTTTGGAAGCAAACCATGATAAAACGAGCGCTGTTTAA
- a CDS encoding type 1 glutamine amidotransferase domain-containing protein: protein MNILMVLTSHDRLGDTGEKTGFWLEEFAAPYYAFLDAGVNVTIASPAGGQPPLDPKSDAPDAQTEFTKRFKNDAEAQERLAHTEKLADVKAEDFASVFYPGGHGPLWDLAVDKNSIELIENFVQQDKPVAFVCHSPAALKNVKIDGEYLVKGKTVTGFSNTEEEGVQLTDVVPFLLEDVLKANGGHYQKGADWESYVVEDGLLITGQNPASSEDTAKHLLAKLQD, encoded by the coding sequence ATGAATATTTTAATGGTATTGACCTCACATGATCGTCTGGGTGACACTGGCGAAAAAACTGGCTTTTGGCTAGAAGAATTTGCTGCGCCCTACTATGCCTTTCTTGATGCGGGCGTTAACGTTACTATCGCCTCACCTGCCGGTGGTCAACCGCCACTTGATCCGAAAAGTGATGCACCAGACGCGCAAACCGAATTTACCAAGCGTTTTAAAAACGATGCTGAAGCACAAGAACGCCTTGCGCATACGGAAAAGCTTGCTGACGTTAAAGCCGAAGACTTTGCCTCGGTATTTTACCCCGGCGGTCATGGTCCATTATGGGATTTAGCGGTCGATAAAAACTCTATTGAGTTGATTGAAAATTTTGTTCAGCAAGACAAGCCAGTCGCCTTTGTTTGCCATTCTCCAGCAGCGCTCAAAAACGTTAAAATTGATGGCGAATACTTAGTAAAAGGTAAAACCGTAACAGGTTTTAGTAATACGGAAGAAGAAGGTGTTCAGCTCACAGACGTCGTGCCTTTCTTATTAGAAGACGTGCTAAAAGCCAATGGCGGACACTATCAAAAAGGCGCTGATTGGGAGTCTTATGTGGTTGAAGATGGCTTACTCATTACCGGTCAGAATCCTGCGTCATCAGAAGATACGGCGAAGCATCTACTTGCAAAGCTTCAAGATTAA
- a CDS encoding HlyD family secretion protein yields the protein MNEEKSNSFDDVSAPNRTAQTSENVPENNAPETITVKPETTAPETTANLNKTDDKQEHINTDDISNNDAADDTPMPPTEPIPGPAGWSPKKKSLLNLGLLIALIVIGVSLILYAWKLPPFTPTLQQTNNAFVKGQTTIISPQVSGYVTEVAVQDFASVKAGDLLVKIDDRTFQQQLEQAQANIDVAMTNRSSNAQDTESSQAQIKAREADVYSAKVSVDSAREDVNRYQGLVAIGAVASAEVAHAKAQLAKAEAGVQQAEANLQAAKEASKKTSGSISSLDANIKNAEAAAKQAQINLDNTIITAPESGQLSQVSVKTGQYVTAGTQLMYIVPRGVWIIANFKETQVANMTIGEPATVHVDALGGTKFSGRVSNISPATGSEFSAGAANPATGNYIKIAQRIPVRIDLDQNQPELAQLRPGMSVSVDVDTKTK from the coding sequence ATGAACGAAGAAAAATCTAACAGCTTTGACGATGTAAGCGCCCCTAACAGAACCGCCCAAACATCAGAGAACGTACCTGAAAATAATGCACCTGAGACTATAACTGTTAAGCCAGAGACAACAGCACCCGAAACTACCGCTAACTTAAATAAAACTGATGATAAACAAGAACATATAAATACCGATGACATAAGCAATAATGACGCAGCAGATGATACACCGATGCCGCCCACTGAACCGATTCCTGGACCGGCAGGTTGGTCACCCAAAAAGAAGTCGTTGCTTAATTTAGGTTTACTGATTGCACTGATTGTCATTGGTGTATCATTGATTTTATATGCGTGGAAGTTGCCACCCTTTACACCAACCTTGCAGCAAACTAATAATGCTTTTGTAAAAGGTCAAACCACGATTATCAGCCCACAAGTTTCTGGCTATGTTACTGAAGTGGCTGTGCAAGATTTTGCTAGCGTCAAAGCGGGTGATTTATTAGTAAAAATAGATGATCGTACTTTTCAACAGCAGCTTGAGCAAGCCCAAGCCAATATCGACGTTGCCATGACCAACCGCTCTAGTAACGCACAGGATACTGAGTCCAGCCAAGCGCAAATTAAAGCGCGAGAAGCGGACGTGTACAGCGCAAAAGTCAGTGTTGATAGCGCGCGTGAAGACGTAAATCGCTATCAAGGGCTGGTCGCTATTGGCGCAGTTGCCAGTGCTGAAGTTGCTCATGCCAAAGCACAGCTTGCCAAAGCCGAAGCTGGTGTACAGCAAGCCGAAGCGAATCTGCAAGCAGCTAAGGAAGCCAGTAAAAAAACCAGTGGTAGCATATCTTCATTGGATGCCAATATTAAAAATGCTGAAGCGGCAGCCAAGCAAGCACAGATTAATCTAGACAATACGATTATTACTGCGCCTGAATCCGGACAGCTGAGTCAAGTTAGTGTTAAGACTGGTCAATATGTCACCGCCGGTACGCAGCTGATGTATATTGTTCCAAGAGGCGTTTGGATTATCGCAAACTTTAAAGAAACCCAAGTCGCAAATATGACCATTGGAGAACCAGCAACTGTTCATGTTGATGCACTAGGTGGTACGAAATTTAGCGGACGCGTTAGTAATATCTCACCTGCTACTGGTAGTGAATTTAGCGCCGGTGCCGCCAATCCTGCAACTGGTAATTATATTAAAATTGCTCAGCGTATTCCCGTACGTATCGATTTAGACCAAAATCAGCCTGAACTGGCACAACTTCGCCCTGGTATGTCAGTTTCTGTCGATGTTGATACTAAAACAAAATAA
- a CDS encoding MFS transporter has translation MSTNYQFKPHEQPFMLGSPATPDHPTRRKVFYLLIGIFIGLTASFQNGLLVANLTQIQGEMGLTPVEGGWISVAYNMTNACVTVLLYKIRQQFGISLFSKITLFFLLAATSMQWLVSSNLLSSTTGISIEPYYLELIARGFSGVVASAMTVLSIFYCLQGMPTARRISGLILGFGLVQFGIPLSRIISPYLAVDGQLESLFLFQVGLALICFALINILELPPGNTEKVFEKLDIVSFAFFASGLAALSVFLVQGRILWWTTPWLSYPLIIAVVTISIALWIETHRKNPMLQVRWMRSRTIIAFMITGAVMRILLSEQSVGAAGLLANLGYGNDQLIVFYAVILVATILALVLSIFKTNAMDLRRPVIFSVALIAIGAWIDTGVSLDSTPSMFYFSQFMIAFAAVYFMGPMVFEGMFRAIANGPAYIISFSVIFGISQTVGGLAGAAGIQAFTTIRTQMHYADMVDSMSTGNPATMTQMLQGIQRQATVAAYDDLFFLMAMSATITVVYLLIVYFYYRYHKRNPLAKELAALAEMMGKK, from the coding sequence ATGAGTACTAACTATCAATTTAAGCCCCATGAGCAGCCGTTTATGCTGGGCTCGCCTGCCACGCCTGACCACCCTACACGCCGAAAAGTATTTTATTTATTGATCGGTATTTTTATCGGTTTAACCGCCAGTTTTCAAAACGGTTTATTGGTAGCCAATCTGACTCAAATTCAAGGTGAAATGGGCTTAACGCCGGTTGAAGGCGGTTGGATATCGGTCGCTTACAATATGACCAATGCTTGTGTGACCGTGCTGCTGTACAAAATTCGCCAACAGTTTGGTATCTCGCTATTTAGCAAAATTACCTTATTCTTTTTATTAGCAGCCACAAGTATGCAATGGTTGGTGAGTAGCAATCTGCTCAGCTCAACGACTGGCATTAGCATTGAACCTTATTATTTAGAACTGATTGCGCGTGGTTTTAGTGGCGTGGTTGCTAGTGCGATGACGGTGCTGTCTATTTTTTATTGTCTGCAAGGTATGCCAACGGCTCGACGTATTAGCGGGTTAATTTTAGGTTTTGGCTTGGTACAATTCGGTATTCCATTATCGCGTATCATCTCGCCTTATTTGGCTGTTGATGGTCAGCTTGAAAGCTTGTTTTTATTCCAAGTAGGTTTAGCACTCATTTGTTTTGCGCTCATTAATATTCTAGAGCTACCACCGGGTAATACGGAAAAGGTATTTGAGAAACTGGATATTGTCAGCTTTGCCTTTTTTGCTAGTGGTCTTGCGGCATTATCAGTATTCTTGGTACAAGGGCGCATATTGTGGTGGACGACACCTTGGCTCAGCTATCCGCTTATCATTGCGGTGGTAACGATTTCTATTGCGTTATGGATTGAGACGCATCGCAAAAACCCCATGCTACAAGTACGCTGGATGCGTAGCCGTACCATCATTGCTTTTATGATTACCGGTGCGGTCATGCGTATTTTGCTGTCAGAGCAAAGTGTGGGTGCGGCAGGACTATTGGCAAATCTTGGTTATGGCAATGATCAACTGATTGTCTTTTATGCGGTGATATTAGTCGCCACTATATTGGCATTGGTGCTTAGCATTTTTAAAACCAACGCTATGGATCTACGTCGACCAGTGATTTTTTCGGTTGCGCTGATTGCGATTGGGGCGTGGATAGATACGGGGGTATCGCTAGATTCTACGCCCTCTATGTTTTATTTTAGTCAATTTATGATCGCTTTTGCTGCCGTTTATTTTATGGGTCCCATGGTATTTGAAGGCATGTTCCGTGCCATTGCTAATGGTCCTGCATATATTATTAGTTTTTCAGTGATTTTTGGTATTTCACAGACGGTTGGTGGTTTAGCAGGGGCAGCGGGTATTCAAGCTTTTACTACCATCCGCACGCAAATGCATTATGCAGATATGGTCGACTCCATGAGTACGGGTAATCCAGCAACAATGACGCAAATGCTACAAGGAATTCAGCGCCAAGCAACGGTCGCTGCTTATGATGACTTATTCTTTTTAATGGCAATGAGTGCCACAATTACCGTAGTTTATCTATTGATTGTTTATTTTTATTATCGTTATCATAAACGCAATCCACTTGCCAAAGAGCTTGCTGCGTTAGCAGAAATGATGGGCAAAAAATAG
- a CDS encoding NADP-dependent oxidoreductase yields MSLDNNFSDQQNQQQNRQIKLASRPHGAPTADNFELATGEIPIPNQNQMLLRTVYLSLDPYMRGRMSDAASYADPLQIGDVMLGGTVAQVVESNIDNFAVGDLVVSNSGWQDYSVSDGIGVLKLDKNMAHPSYGLGVLGMPGFTGYMGLTDIGKPKKGETLVVAAATGPVGATVGQTGNQLGLRTVGIAGGKEKCDFAVNELGFDICIDHKAEDFAEQLKAACPDGIDIYYENVGGKVFDAVLPLLNAHARIPVCGLISQYNATELPDGKDRLSVLMGNILSKRLTVKGFIIFEEYGDHFPEFLKTMSNWLESCAVKTKEHQVDGLAQAPQAFFDMLEGKNFGKTVVKVADVK; encoded by the coding sequence ATGAGCCTTGATAATAATTTTAGCGACCAGCAAAATCAACAACAAAACCGTCAAATCAAACTGGCAAGCCGCCCACATGGTGCCCCAACTGCCGATAACTTTGAATTGGCAACTGGCGAAATCCCAATCCCAAATCAAAACCAAATGCTATTACGTACCGTCTATCTATCACTTGATCCGTATATGCGTGGACGCATGAGTGATGCTGCAAGTTACGCTGATCCATTACAAATTGGTGACGTAATGCTGGGTGGTACGGTGGCGCAAGTTGTTGAGTCTAATATCGATAACTTTGCCGTTGGTGACTTGGTCGTATCGAACTCAGGTTGGCAGGATTATAGCGTCAGTGATGGGATAGGCGTATTGAAACTTGATAAAAACATGGCGCACCCGTCTTATGGCTTAGGTGTCCTTGGTATGCCAGGTTTCACGGGTTACATGGGTTTAACCGATATCGGCAAACCAAAAAAAGGCGAAACCTTAGTCGTCGCTGCTGCCACTGGTCCAGTAGGCGCAACGGTTGGCCAAACTGGTAATCAACTTGGTCTGCGCACCGTCGGTATAGCAGGCGGTAAAGAAAAATGCGACTTCGCCGTTAATGAGCTTGGCTTTGATATCTGTATTGACCATAAAGCGGAAGACTTTGCCGAGCAATTAAAAGCGGCGTGCCCAGATGGTATTGATATCTATTATGAAAACGTCGGTGGCAAAGTATTTGACGCCGTATTGCCACTATTGAACGCTCATGCCCGTATTCCAGTATGCGGATTAATCTCCCAGTACAACGCCACTGAACTTCCTGATGGTAAAGACCGTTTAAGTGTCTTAATGGGCAATATTCTAAGTAAACGCTTAACGGTCAAAGGCTTTATTATCTTTGAAGAATATGGTGACCATTTCCCAGAGTTCTTAAAAACTATGAGTAACTGGCTTGAGTCATGCGCAGTTAAAACTAAAGAACATCAAGTCGATGGTTTAGCACAAGCACCACAAGCTTTCTTTGATATGTTAGAAGGTAAAAATTTCGGTAAAACCGTTGTTAAGGTTGCTGACGTTAAATAA